TTGCTTTTTTCTATGTGTCTATGAGTTTTCCTTTTCTGTAAGCTCAATTGCCTCCAAAATTATTTTACACGCCTTTTTAATTTCTTTTTTTGTGATGATGAGTGGTGGTGCAATTCGCATAGAATTATCACAATATAAAAACCAATCAGAAAGTAACCCAAGCTCTAAGCAGTGAGCAATAACTTTTTGTAAGAAATCAAAACTTTCAAACTCTACTGCCAGCATCAAACCAATGCCACGAAACTCTTTTATGGCTTTATGTTTTTCAGGATTCAATAATTTTCTAAATAAATCGTGTTTTTCTTGAATATTATCTAACAAATTTTCCTCTTGAATAACTTTAAGTGTTGCCAAAGAAGCCACACAACTCACAGGGTGTCCTCCAAAAGTGGAAATATGCCCCAAAATCGGATTGTCAGAAAGACACGACATCATTTTTTGAGAAGCCATAAACGCACCAATCGGCATTCCTCCTCCCATTCCCTTGGCTGCCACTACAATATCTGGAATAATATCAAAATGCTCAAAAGCCCATAGTTTACCCGTTCTTCCAAAGCCACATTGAATTTCATCACAAATCAAGATTGTTCCTGTTTCTGTACATTTTTTCCTCAATGCTTGTAAGTATTCTTTTTGAGGAACTCTAATTCCTGCCTCTCCTTGTACAGTTTCGATGACTACGGCAGCCGTTTTTTCTGTAATTTGTGAAAGACACGCCTCACTATCAAAACAAATATGATTTACATTAGGTAGTAATGGCAAAAATGGTTGTTTCCACTGTTCACTTGTTCCTAAAGAAAGTGCTGCATGCGTAGAACCGTGGTAGGCGTTGTGGCAGCCGATAAGTTCTGTACGTCCTGTAAATCGTTTGGCTAGTTTGATTGCACCTTCAATAGCTTCACTTCCTGAGTTGACGAAATAGACAGCGTTGGCGTGATTTATTTCATCTACTTTCTCATTTTCGTCCAAAAAATCCTGTCCTAAAGTAGTTTTGAAGGTCTTTGAGAGTGCCGTAGCAAGCTGAACTTGTGGCGTTTGGATAAATTCTCCATAGACCATAAGGTGCATATATTTTCGAAGCTGTTTTTGAATGGCTCGTACTACTTTTGGATGGCGATGTCCTACATTGCTCACTCCAATTCCTGAAATTACGTCAATCCACTTTTTATTTTTGCTTCCGTACATATAAATTCCTTTGGCTTGATGTACTTCTAAAGCTAGTGGAAAAGGAGAAGTTTGAGCAACGTGATTGAGGAAAAGTTGGCGAGATGAGAGCATTTTTTTTAATTGAAAATGAATAATAAAACTTTATCCTCGTTGATGGCTGCATTTGAGCCTCAACGACGGTTTAAAATGTCTAACAGTATGACAAAATTACGAAATTTTGAATTGTGTTTTTCTCATTAGAT
This DNA window, taken from Bernardetia sp., encodes the following:
- a CDS encoding aspartate aminotransferase family protein, whose translation is MLSSRQLFLNHVAQTSPFPLALEVHQAKGIYMYGSKNKKWIDVISGIGVSNVGHRHPKVVRAIQKQLRKYMHLMVYGEFIQTPQVQLATALSKTFKTTLGQDFLDENEKVDEINHANAVYFVNSGSEAIEGAIKLAKRFTGRTELIGCHNAYHGSTHAALSLGTSEQWKQPFLPLLPNVNHICFDSEACLSQITEKTAAVVIETVQGEAGIRVPQKEYLQALRKKCTETGTILICDEIQCGFGRTGKLWAFEHFDIIPDIVVAAKGMGGGMPIGAFMASQKMMSCLSDNPILGHISTFGGHPVSCVASLATLKVIQEENLLDNIQEKHDLFRKLLNPEKHKAIKEFRGIGLMLAVEFESFDFLQKVIAHCLELGLLSDWFLYCDNSMRIAPPLIITKKEIKKACKIILEAIELTEKENS